Proteins encoded by one window of Lathyrus oleraceus cultivar Zhongwan6 chromosome 1, CAAS_Psat_ZW6_1.0, whole genome shotgun sequence:
- the LOC127115792 gene encoding uncharacterized protein LOC127115792 has protein sequence MDWYSHNISSTMKEVKKKKKDVNIKNQAEIPDLMSKIDYKLSLETSYNLKKAPPIYLHSNNNFNEVEEASLILGLYIFGKDFVRVKRFIGTKSIGELKTFYYTKFYQSEDHKRWRIYKEARETIRGSNMQQLFIEPTHQHFLSHLLHNESAKHCCNKLLEVVKNFHRGNLKLEEYVFALKDLVGVEALIDAVGIGKENDLTSPTANSMKSINEILAGKDYSNLTHIEIILLLTCNARVSKTRESGLFWRAVWPRLLAKGWSKISKGCSIVFGVPGVEGVSRKLVKGIHYFDSIKDLLAEVASHPELIKDPVKETAMVNQVFGMKFDDPDVVRVSALEDHFRNHVVETVRKSKRNTKPSMKALEAVVDKMEEVTSSKRMRR, from the exons ATGGACTGGTATTCTCATAATATATCGTCTACTATGAAG GAAGttaagaaaaagaaaaaagatgtTAATATCAAAAATCAAGCTGAAATTCCAGATTTGATGTCAAAGATTGACTACAAGCTCTCTCTAGAGACTTCATATAACCTCAAAAAGGCACCACCGATATACCTGCACTCAAATAATAATTTTAATGAAGTAGAAGAAGCAAGTTTAATACTTGGCTTGTATATATTTGGAAAAGACTTTGTTAGAGTGAAAAGGTTTATCGGTACTAAGAGCATTGGTGAGTTAAAAACTTTCTACTACACAAAATTCTATCAGTCTGAGGATCATAAAAGATGGCGTATATATAAGGAAGCAAGAGAAACTATAAGAGGTTCCAATATGCAACAACTTTTCATAGAGCCAACACATCAACACTTTTTATCTCATTTACTCCATAATGAATCTGCGAAACATTGTTGCAATAAATTACTTGAG GTGGTTAAGAATTTTCATAGGGGAAACTTGAAACTAGAAGAATAtgtttttgctttgaaagatTTAGTTGGAGTTGAAGCTCTTATAGATGCGGTTGGAATTGGAAAAGAAAATGATCTGACAAGTCCCACTGCAAATTCTATGAAGTCCATTAATGAAATTCTTGCAGGAAAAGATTACTCAAATCTTACACATATAGAAATAATACTTCTTCTTACATGTAATGCTCGAGTAAGTAAAACTCGAGAGAGTGGTCTTTTTTGGAGAGCTGTTTGGCCTCGTTTACTGGCGAAAGGTTGGAGTAAAATTTCTAAAGGTTGTAGTATAGTTTTTGGTGTCCCTGGAGTTGAAGGAGTTTCAAGGAAACTAGTGAAGGGAATTCATTATTTTGATTCTATTAAAGATCTACTCGCTGAAGTTGCTTCACATCCTGAACTAATCAAAGATCCTGTGAAAGAAACTGCTATGGTGAATCAAGTGTTTGGGATGAAATTTGATGATCCTGATGTTGTTAGGGTTTCAGCCTTGGAGGATCACTTCAGGAATCATGTTGTAGAAACTGTAAGGAAGAGTAAAAGAAACACAAAACCGTCGATGAAAGCACTAGAAGCTGTTGTTGATAAGATGGAAGAGGTGACAAGTAGCAAGAGGATGCGAAGGTAA